A region of Antedon mediterranea chromosome 8, ecAntMedi1.1, whole genome shotgun sequence DNA encodes the following proteins:
- the LOC140057163 gene encoding multidrug and toxin extrusion protein 1-like has product MYRYSYVIAEWMKIQAKVVYAVFITIGLSRILQCRDKIGVTAIAAIVSVCFNILLNYILVYVLDMGFRGSAIAVVVAQYINCILLAVYVYKYEDLEFFSLKSLENWGEFFSIAVHGGLTYEIMQVCIMVCYILSERFGAIDVAVFGAFNILAAYVLIMLIGFCVSLTIMVGQYLGQNDSKKAKIIVEIAFIFISIFLFWLFNCFSDCDQAIIKAILQAIGRQNVGSLTSLISYSIGLVLAAVFAFKLHWKTTGLWAGIVMADGIEAFILIIVLNNIDFARESELALERCRVSEDQQLYTEIEDDDVSKETLLKIESNDEKIENEDIKETRSLIENTEYKLIR; this is encoded by the exons ATGTATAGGTATAGTTATGTTATTGCAGAGTGGATGAAAATACAAGCtaaagtagtatac GCTGTATTTATCACCATTGGTCTTAGTCGAATATTGCAATGCAGAGACAAGATTGGCGTTACAGCAATAGCAGCTATCGTCAGtgtatgttttaatatactACTTAATTACATTCTAGTTTATGTGTTGGACATGGGATTCag GGGATCGGCTATAGCTGTGGTTGTTGCACAAtacattaattgtattttattagcAGTATATGTATACAAGTACGAAGATCTTGAGT ttttTTCTCTCAAATCTCTGGAGAATTGGGGCGAATTTTTCTCAATTGCTGTACACGGAGGGCTTACGTACGAAATAATGCAGGTGTGCATCATGGTCTGTTACATACTATCAG aacGATTTGGGGCCATTGATGTTGCAGTTTTTGGTGCATTTAACATACTTGCAGCGTACGTTCTTATA ATGTTGATAGGATTCTGTGTTTCATTGACGATTATGGTTGGTCAATACTTGGGACAAAATGATTCGAAAAAGGCCAAAATTATTGTGGAGATAgcgtttatttttatat ccatatttttgttttggttGTTTAACTGTTTTTCTGATTGTGATCAGGCGATTATCAAGGCAATATTACAAGCAATTGGTAGACAGAACGTTGGATCTCTTACCAGCCTGATTTCCTACTCAATTGGACTTGTATTAGCTGCTGTATTTGCATTCAAATTACATTGGAAAACAACAG GTCTTTGGGCGGGTATCGTAATGGCCGATGGCATAGAAGcgtttattcttattatagtaTTAAACAATATAGATTTTGCAAGAGAATCAGAACTC GCTCTCGAGAGATGTCGTGTATCTGAAGATCAACAGTTATACACAGAAATTGAGGATGATGACGTATCAAAGGAAACACTACTGAAAATTGAATCAAATGACGAAAAGATAGAAAATGAAGACATAAAAGAGACAAGGTCACTTATTGAAAATACCGAGTACAAACTGA TTAGATAA